The following proteins are co-located in the Thermoanaerobacterales bacterium genome:
- a CDS encoding NAD(P)H-dependent oxidoreductase subunit E codes for MVTECGTTLLERTRGIVAPYAGREGMLVHALQDVQGVFGYLPEDALRVLAEELGVSLSHIWGVASFYDRFHFIRRGRNTVRVCTGTACQVQGSRNVLQQVEKLLGLRNGETSPDFSFTLETVNCVGCCGLAPVVTVNNEVVPAPEMERVLADLRKGNGGND; via the coding sequence TTGGTCACAGAGTGCGGTACCACGCTGCTAGAGAGGACTCGCGGCATCGTGGCTCCCTATGCGGGGCGGGAAGGCATGCTTGTCCACGCCCTGCAGGATGTCCAGGGAGTCTTCGGCTACTTGCCCGAGGATGCCTTGCGGGTGCTGGCGGAGGAACTGGGCGTATCGTTGTCCCACATCTGGGGGGTTGCCTCCTTCTATGACCGTTTTCATTTTATACGCCGGGGGCGGAATACCGTGCGGGTATGCACCGGAACGGCATGCCAGGTCCAGGGGAGCCGGAACGTTCTGCAGCAGGTGGAGAAACTGCTGGGCCTCAGGAACGGTGAGACGAGTCCGGATTTCAGCTTCACTCTGGAAACGGTCAATTGCGTCGGCTGCTGCGGGCTGGCTCCGGTCGTTACGGTGAACAACGAGGTCGTCCCGGCGCCAGAAATGGAACGCGTGCTTGCCGACCTGCGAAAGGGGAACGGCGGCAATGACTAG